A single genomic interval of uncultured Pseudodesulfovibrio sp. harbors:
- the atpF gene encoding F0F1 ATP synthase subunit B — translation MLIDWFTVAAQAVNFLILAWLLKRFLYGPIITAMQERRERLADELDSAREAREKANRQTDELSKMREALERESESMLAEARKTADERREHWLDEAKTEVYERSKAWTEALEREQATIAEHLRIRIGKQIVRLSEKVLRDLAGDELEARVLDSFISQLDKSDSSKPSGEVAIHTGFPLSEPTWARLEASIHERFPDCGQITASQDESIGFGIVVIMGDNKWEWNLASYLDDVEIAIFSELAEIKTGTP, via the coding sequence ATGCTCATCGACTGGTTCACGGTTGCAGCGCAGGCGGTCAATTTCCTGATTCTGGCATGGCTGCTCAAACGCTTCCTGTACGGCCCGATCATTACGGCCATGCAGGAACGACGGGAGCGGTTGGCCGACGAACTGGATAGCGCTCGTGAAGCCCGCGAAAAAGCGAATCGCCAGACCGACGAGCTTTCGAAGATGCGTGAAGCTCTGGAGCGCGAAAGCGAGTCCATGCTGGCCGAAGCCCGGAAGACAGCGGATGAACGCCGGGAACATTGGCTCGATGAAGCAAAGACCGAAGTATATGAAAGAAGCAAGGCATGGACGGAAGCGCTTGAACGGGAACAGGCGACCATTGCCGAGCATCTACGGATTCGCATCGGCAAACAGATCGTGCGGCTCTCGGAAAAGGTCCTTCGCGATCTGGCAGGAGACGAACTTGAAGCACGGGTGCTCGACAGCTTCATCTCCCAACTGGACAAAAGCGATTCCAGTAAACCGTCCGGCGAGGTGGCTATCCACACGGGATTTCCTCTTTCCGAACCAACTTGGGCACGGCTGGAAGCGTCCATCCACGAGCGTTTTCCCGATTGTGGACAAATCACCGCATCACAGGACGAATCCATCGGCTTCGGCATCGTCGTCATCATGGGCGACAACAAATGGGAATGGAACCTCGCGTCTTATCTGGATGATGTGGAGATCGCGATCTTCTCGGAACTGGCTGAGATAAAGACAGGTACGCCATGA
- a CDS encoding F0F1 ATP synthase subunit C — MDTLALVAIGSVIGAGICMGLGAIGPAIGEGMALSRGLSSIAQQPDETNTIVKFMFVGMAMVESTAIYSFVLAMILLFANPFWNYFLEKAGN, encoded by the coding sequence ATGGATACACTCGCACTCGTCGCTATCGGCTCGGTCATCGGTGCCGGAATCTGCATGGGACTCGGAGCCATCGGCCCTGCCATCGGTGAAGGCATGGCGCTTTCACGAGGTCTTTCCTCCATTGCCCAGCAGCCGGATGAAACCAACACCATCGTCAAGTTCATGTTCGTAGGCATGGCCATGGTCGAATCAACGGCCATCTACAGTTTCGTGCTGGCGATGATCCTGCTTTTCGCCAACCCGTTCTGGAACTACTTCCTTGAAAAGGCGGGAAACTAG
- a CDS encoding F0F1 ATP synthase subunit A, producing MEITPDSIIYARWGIANLNATLVFTWATMALITGFSWSVTRRLTSQPDMPQRQNLLEILVDGLLGQIRDATKQEPERFLPLLGTLFIFILVSNLLSVVPGYQPPTGSLSTTTALALIVFLAVPFYGIREHGLANYLKGYLQPTPFMLPFNVLGEVTRTFALSVRLFGNIMSGTMMGGILMILAPLFFPVIMQLLGLLIGVVQAYIFTILAAVFIAAGLEAHTKTAN from the coding sequence ATGGAAATCACGCCTGACAGCATCATCTATGCCCGCTGGGGTATCGCCAACCTGAATGCGACCCTCGTATTCACATGGGCCACGATGGCGCTCATAACCGGATTTTCATGGTCCGTGACACGGAGGCTGACCAGTCAGCCGGACATGCCCCAACGCCAGAACCTGCTTGAGATTCTGGTAGACGGTCTGCTTGGCCAAATCCGTGACGCCACCAAGCAAGAACCCGAACGATTCCTGCCGCTGCTGGGCACCCTATTCATCTTCATTCTCGTGTCCAACCTGCTGTCCGTAGTGCCGGGATACCAGCCCCCGACAGGATCGCTTTCCACGACAACGGCCTTGGCACTCATCGTTTTTCTGGCCGTACCCTTTTACGGCATCCGTGAACACGGGCTGGCAAACTACCTGAAAGGCTACCTGCAACCAACACCGTTCATGCTGCCGTTCAACGTGCTTGGCGAAGTCACGCGGACATTCGCCCTGTCGGTACGGCTGTTCGGCAACATCATGAGCGGGACCATGATGGGCGGCATCCTCATGATACTGGCCCCGCTCTTTTTTCCGGTGATAATGCAGCTCCTCGGCCTCCTGATCGGGGTGGTGCAGGCATACATCTTCACCATTCTGGCAGCGGTTTTTATCGCCGCAGGTCTTGAAGCACATACGAAAACAGCAAACTGA
- a CDS encoding ATP synthase subunit I yields the protein MNSLMTISAGFVWGGLLALIHFGGLWLSLTIMPHVARPMQWFYGGLLVRYGLTLTGMWLALKVGPVAVMAACTGFYLIRMILVPKLSGMKG from the coding sequence GTGAACAGTCTGATGACAATTAGCGCGGGATTCGTCTGGGGCGGACTGTTGGCCCTCATTCATTTCGGCGGCCTATGGCTTTCGCTGACCATCATGCCCCACGTCGCACGCCCCATGCAATGGTTCTACGGCGGCCTGCTGGTCCGCTACGGGTTGACGCTGACCGGCATGTGGCTGGCGCTCAAAGTCGGGCCGGTGGCCGTCATGGCAGCCTGCACGGGATTCTATCTCATTCGTATGATTCTGGTACCGAAACTGAGCGGCATGAAGGGGTGA
- a CDS encoding AtpZ/AtpI family protein — MTEKERNRFPREVGSKERRKLRAKQEPEIGAWYGLGLFGVVGWSVAIPTLLGIMLGVWIDLTWPSPRSWTLMLLVGGLGLGCTNAWLWLGRQKKRILEEREREQSDDN; from the coding sequence ATGACGGAAAAAGAAAGAAACAGATTCCCCAGAGAGGTGGGAAGCAAGGAAAGACGCAAACTCCGGGCCAAACAGGAACCGGAGATAGGCGCATGGTATGGTCTGGGCCTCTTCGGCGTGGTAGGTTGGTCCGTGGCAATCCCGACACTGCTGGGCATCATGCTCGGCGTATGGATCGACCTGACATGGCCTTCGCCCCGTTCATGGACGCTGATGCTTCTCGTCGGTGGATTGGGGCTTGGCTGCACAAACGCATGGCTCTGGCTCGGACGGCAGAAAAAAAGAATCCTTGAGGAGCGGGAACGTGAACAGTCTGATGACAATTAG
- a CDS encoding F0F1 ATP synthase subunit epsilon, with protein sequence MNLKIVLPSKVFMDEEVIKITGESPMGGFTLKPRHIDMATAIAPGIMSYETTSGTTRHLAVDHGIAVKRGDTVTIAAGNAMQGELGQLEKELRRMIVTTDERERSARTATARLEADFVRRFLEFG encoded by the coding sequence ATGAATCTGAAAATAGTACTGCCCTCGAAAGTCTTCATGGACGAAGAAGTCATCAAGATCACGGGAGAGTCTCCCATGGGCGGCTTCACGCTCAAGCCGAGACACATTGACATGGCGACCGCCATCGCACCGGGCATCATGAGCTATGAGACGACATCCGGCACGACCAGACATCTGGCCGTTGACCACGGCATCGCCGTCAAGCGCGGCGACACCGTCACCATCGCAGCCGGAAACGCAATGCAGGGCGAATTGGGGCAACTGGAAAAGGAACTGCGCCGAATGATCGTGACCACTGATGAACGGGAACGCTCGGCGCGTACCGCCACTGCCCGGTTGGAAGCGGATTTCGTACGGCGCTTTCTGGAGTTCGGATAA
- the atpD gene encoding F0F1 ATP synthase subunit beta, translated as MESFEYKGTVSSVRGSVVDAVFDGAAPPMRSVLRAGPKGSIIIEVADHTRQGEIRAIALTPTSGLARGDIVVGDGSPLTAPVGDTLTGRVFNVFGTVSDGGEEPQGVVYKSIHGKPIELAERVTNEEVFETGIKVLDLLAPLEKGGKAGLFGGAGVGKTVLITELIHNMVGSLQGVSIFCGIGERCREGEELYREMKEAGVLDNTVMVFGQMNESPGARFRVGHTALTMAEYFRDEKEQDVLLLVDNIFRFIQAGMELSGLLGRLPSRMGYQPTLGPELAALEERISSSRKGAITSIQAVYVPADDLTDPAATHAFSHFSASLVLSRKRASEGFYPAVDPLQSKSMMLSPHVVGQRHYDVAQESRRTLAVYEELKDIIAMLGLEELSSEDRKIVYRARRLERFLTQPFHTTKHFTGKEGRTVSLAATVEGAERILNDEFSETNEAALYMIGGVDDVEDKAGES; from the coding sequence ATGGAGTCATTCGAATACAAAGGTACAGTCAGTTCAGTGCGTGGCAGCGTCGTGGATGCGGTCTTTGACGGAGCCGCACCTCCCATGCGGTCCGTGCTTCGAGCCGGTCCCAAGGGATCGATCATTATCGAAGTGGCAGACCACACCCGCCAAGGAGAAATCCGGGCCATAGCCCTGACCCCGACAAGCGGACTGGCTCGCGGCGACATCGTGGTCGGTGACGGCTCACCCCTGACGGCCCCTGTCGGCGATACGCTGACCGGACGTGTATTCAATGTTTTCGGCACTGTATCTGACGGCGGGGAAGAACCGCAGGGTGTCGTTTACAAGTCCATCCACGGCAAACCTATTGAACTGGCTGAGCGCGTGACCAATGAAGAGGTCTTCGAAACGGGAATCAAGGTGCTCGACCTGCTGGCCCCCCTGGAAAAAGGCGGGAAGGCGGGACTGTTCGGCGGTGCAGGTGTCGGCAAAACCGTGCTTATCACCGAACTCATCCACAACATGGTCGGCTCACTTCAGGGCGTGTCCATCTTCTGCGGTATCGGCGAGCGGTGCCGTGAAGGCGAGGAACTCTACCGCGAGATGAAGGAAGCGGGCGTTCTCGACAACACGGTCATGGTGTTCGGCCAGATGAACGAATCACCCGGAGCACGGTTCCGGGTGGGACACACGGCCCTGACCATGGCCGAGTATTTCAGGGACGAAAAGGAACAGGATGTCCTGCTTCTGGTGGACAACATCTTCCGTTTCATTCAGGCGGGCATGGAACTGTCCGGCCTGCTCGGACGGCTCCCCTCACGCATGGGATATCAGCCCACGCTCGGACCGGAACTGGCGGCGCTGGAAGAACGCATCTCATCAAGCCGCAAAGGAGCCATCACCTCCATTCAGGCCGTGTATGTGCCAGCGGACGACCTCACCGACCCGGCGGCAACACATGCCTTTTCCCATTTCTCGGCATCACTGGTGCTCTCACGCAAGCGGGCCAGTGAAGGATTCTATCCGGCAGTCGACCCGCTGCAATCCAAATCCATGATGCTTTCGCCCCACGTTGTCGGTCAACGGCACTACGACGTCGCGCAGGAATCCAGACGCACACTGGCTGTCTACGAAGAACTCAAGGACATCATAGCCATGCTGGGCCTTGAGGAACTCTCATCCGAAGACCGGAAGATCGTCTACCGCGCACGGCGGCTGGAACGTTTCCTGACCCAGCCCTTCCATACGACCAAACACTTCACCGGCAAAGAGGGACGCACCGTCTCACTGGCAGCCACAGTGGAAGGAGCTGAAAGGATTCTCAACGATGAATTCTCGGAAACTAACGAAGCGGCCCTGTACATGATCGGCGGTGTCGACGACGTCGAAGACAAGGCGGGTGAATCATGA